A genomic stretch from Patescibacteria group bacterium includes:
- a CDS encoding glycine--tRNA ligase (Catalyzes a two-step reaction, first charging a glycine molecule by linking its carboxyl group to the alpha-phosphate of ATP, followed by transfer of the aminoacyl-adenylate to its tRNA), with protein RYYSQDEIGTPWCVTIDYQTLEDNTVTIRDRDTTKQERIKISEIKAFVESKIRDYP; from the coding sequence AAGATATTATTCGCAAGATGAAATAGGAACCCCTTGGTGTGTTACGATAGATTATCAAACACTAGAAGATAACACTGTAACCATTCGTGATCGCGACACTACTAAACAAGAAAGAATTAAAATCTCCGAAATAAAAGCTTTTGTAGAAAGTAAAATTAGGGATTATCCCTAA